One Eurosta solidaginis isolate ZX-2024a chromosome 5, ASM4086904v1, whole genome shotgun sequence DNA segment encodes these proteins:
- the hry gene encoding protein hairy, with the protein MVTGVVGSNMAANIIGTPVGALKETAPVKSDRRSNKPIMEKRRRARINNCLNELKTLILDATKKDPARHSKLEKADILEKTVKHLQELQRQQAAMQQVADPKVINKFKAGFADCATEVSRFPGLDPAIKRRLLQHLSNCINGVKSELHHHQRQMVNGPTQMLPSPPSSPEQDQHHLQQQHVTAAAATHPFLMSAQVQHTMNGYFLPNGMHVIPTKLPNGSIALVLPQGLPQHQQQQAQSHAQAQLMQQHQLSAAQAAALMTMPTRTASTSSASSNSSSVYERTLCSPANSVTQYAPPSPANSYEAMECKPSVIQHAPTLYQQQQMQQEFEQEQQQHQQNQQPLSLVIKKDIKIEDEQPWRPW; encoded by the exons ATGGTAACAGGAGTTGTTGGCTCAAATATGGCAGCCAACATTATCGGAACGCCGGTAGGAGCGCTTAAAGAGACAGCACCAGTCAAAAGCGATCGTCGG TCGAACAAGCCGATTATGGAAAAACGCCGACGCGCTCGCATCAACAATTGCCTAAACGAGCTGAAAACGCTTATTCTGGACGCCACAAAGAAAGAC CCTGCGCGTCATTCTAAATTAGAGAAAGCTGATATTCTGGAAAAGACTGTGAAACACTTACAAGAATTACAGCGCCAACAGGCCGCCATGCAGCAAGTTGCCGATCCAAAAGTAATTAATAAGTTCAAAGCTGGCTTTGCCGATTGCGCTACTGAAGTAAGTCGCTTTCCAGGTCTTGATCCGGCGATTAAACGCCGCCTTCTCCAGCATCTCAGCAATTGCATTAACGGTGTCAAATCAGAACTGCATCACCATCAGCGCCAAATGGTGAACGGCCCAACACAAATGCTTCCCTCACCTCCCAGCTCCCCCGAGCAAGATCAACATCATTTGCAACAACAACATGTTACCGCTGCTGCAGCTACACATCCCTTTCTTATGAGCGCACAAGTTCAGCATACAATGAATGGCTACTTTCTGCCTAACGGCATGCATGTGATACCCACCAAGCTTCCGAATGGGAGCATAGCGCTCGTATTGCCTCAGGGTCTCCCTCAACACCAGCAGCAACAAGCGCAATCCCACGCACAAGCTCAACTAATGCAACAACATCAACTGAGTGCTGCTCAAGCAGCTGCACTGATGACCATGCCTACGCGGACCGCCTCGACGAGTTCAGCTTCCTCAAATAGTTCCTCGGTTTATGAGCGTACACTTTGCTCACCTGCCAATAGCGTCACGCAATATGCTCCACCAAGTCCCGCTAACTCATACGAGGCAATGGAATGTAAACCATCCGTTATTCAACACGCCCCCACGctttatcaacaacaacaaatgcaacaGGAGTTtgagcaagagcaacaacaacatcaacaaaatCAGCAACCACTTTCACTGGTCATTAAGAAGGATATCAAAATTGAGGATGAGCAGCCATGGCGTCCGTGGTGA